In the Desulfomonilaceae bacterium genome, one interval contains:
- a CDS encoding LutB/LldF family L-lactate oxidation iron-sulfur protein codes for MKKLPSHIIDFHDNARRAIDDHSLRRSMRHATGTFRQKRSDAIAGIPFQEWRQAASELRRMVVDDLKGYVDEFAVNATRRGAIVHRVKNAEDARNLVGDILKDNHAKSIVKSKSMVTEEIHLNKHLEDLGLRVIETDLGEYIIQIAGETPSHIIVPAIHKSREQIGQLFREKLGCDLSNDPTVLTNTAREILRQEFLSADAAISGANCFIADTGSVVLFTNEGNGRMVTTLPPLHIVVTSIEKALPSIKDLPLLMRLLPRSATGQTLTSYLSIITGPREPGATTGAKRLHIVLLDNGRSEIANGPYREILKCIKCGACMNVCPVYGIVGGHAYGSTYPGPMGVILSALLNGMEETHRLLDATTLCGACAEVCPVKVPLLKLLYELREMRVDKGYVKTAEALGMTGFGIAAHNVNIFRTGQVSARALWPLAGFLSPITVNRLPKPVNRTFRRRMS; via the coding sequence ATGAAAAAGCTTCCATCCCACATTATAGACTTTCACGACAACGCCCGTCGGGCGATTGACGACCATTCATTAAGACGATCCATGCGCCATGCCACGGGGACATTTAGACAAAAACGGAGTGATGCGATAGCTGGAATACCGTTTCAAGAATGGCGACAGGCGGCTTCCGAATTGCGAAGAATGGTAGTCGATGATCTGAAGGGTTACGTAGATGAGTTCGCTGTAAACGCTACAAGGCGTGGAGCGATAGTCCATAGGGTCAAAAATGCTGAAGACGCCAGGAACCTAGTCGGCGACATACTTAAGGACAACCATGCAAAAAGTATAGTCAAGTCCAAGTCCATGGTCACGGAAGAAATTCATCTTAACAAGCATCTCGAAGACCTGGGACTTAGAGTAATCGAGACGGACCTCGGAGAATACATTATTCAGATTGCCGGAGAAACTCCATCTCATATAATAGTTCCCGCTATTCATAAGAGTCGTGAACAGATTGGACAACTTTTCCGGGAAAAACTGGGTTGTGATCTTAGCAATGACCCCACTGTTTTGACCAACACGGCCCGAGAAATCTTGAGGCAAGAGTTCCTGTCCGCGGACGCTGCCATTTCCGGGGCGAATTGTTTTATAGCCGATACCGGGAGCGTTGTCCTTTTCACCAATGAGGGCAATGGTAGAATGGTCACCACCTTGCCGCCGCTGCATATAGTCGTCACCTCTATCGAAAAAGCATTGCCCTCAATCAAGGACCTACCACTCTTGATGAGGCTTTTGCCACGGTCGGCGACCGGTCAAACTCTAACGAGCTATCTATCTATTATCACGGGCCCGAGAGAGCCAGGCGCAACCACTGGAGCTAAACGGCTTCACATAGTGTTGCTCGACAATGGAAGATCGGAAATAGCCAACGGTCCCTACCGGGAGATCCTGAAGTGTATCAAATGCGGGGCTTGCATGAATGTGTGCCCTGTATATGGAATAGTTGGAGGCCATGCTTATGGTTCCACTTACCCTGGCCCTATGGGCGTTATTCTGAGCGCACTCCTGAATGGCATGGAAGAAACCCATCGACTGCTTGACGCTACCACTCTTTGTGGCGCTTGTGCGGAAGTTTGTCCGGTTAAAGTCCCATTGTTAAAACTTCTTTACGAATTACGCGAAATGAGAGTTGACAAAGGTTACGTCAAAACAGCGGAAGCTCTTGGCATGACTGGATTTGGCATTGCGGCGCATAATGTTAATATCTTCAGGACCGGTCAGGTCTCGGCACGAGCTTTGTGGCCGTTAGCGGGATTTTTATCGCCTATCACGGTAAATCGTCTACCCAAGCCGGTAAATAGAACATTTCGACGGAGGATGTCGTGA
- a CDS encoding (Fe-S)-binding protein, with product MRVQLFATCLVDTFFPETGEAVVKLLRHFGVEIVYPKEQTCCGKPPNSAGYRRASRRAAEHFISVFEGTDPIVIPSGSCASMVKNHYTDLFKDDPKMFRKAEAVARRTFEFSQFLTHILKAHETGFPNGHGKITYHASCQLTRELGVRTEPIELLNSIGGAEFIPMNNADRCCGFGGVFMGKLPEISMAMAHDKVDSILSANADIVTGCDHGCLMNIMDAAKRRNAGFEVKHLAVVLAEAL from the coding sequence ATGAGAGTTCAACTCTTTGCGACTTGTCTTGTCGACACTTTTTTTCCTGAAACTGGAGAAGCTGTAGTTAAACTTCTCCGACATTTCGGTGTCGAGATCGTATACCCTAAAGAACAAACCTGTTGCGGGAAACCCCCTAACAGCGCCGGGTACCGTAGAGCGTCCAGAAGAGCGGCCGAACATTTTATTTCAGTTTTTGAAGGGACCGACCCGATTGTCATACCGTCGGGATCATGCGCCTCTATGGTCAAAAACCATTACACGGACCTTTTCAAGGATGACCCTAAAATGTTTAGAAAAGCTGAGGCCGTGGCTCGGAGGACTTTCGAATTCTCACAATTTCTGACTCATATTCTAAAAGCTCATGAAACAGGATTTCCAAACGGCCATGGCAAAATAACATATCACGCTTCGTGTCAATTAACCCGGGAACTCGGTGTCAGAACTGAACCGATAGAACTTTTGAACTCAATTGGTGGGGCCGAATTTATTCCCATGAACAACGCTGATCGCTGCTGCGGGTTTGGCGGTGTATTTATGGGAAAGTTACCGGAAATCTCAATGGCCATGGCACACGACAAAGTTGATTCCATATTAAGCGCCAACGCGGACATTGTAACCGGATGCGACCATGGCTGCCTTATGAACATCATGGACGCGGCGAAGCGACGAAATGCGGGTTTTGAAGTCAAACACCTCGCTGTTGTTTTGGCGGAAGCTCTATGA
- a CDS encoding L-lactate permease, whose amino-acid sequence MPWHQIYDPFNNMAISTIVAALPVVVLLGTLAFLHIKAHWAALLGLATALVVAIVFFKMPAHMAFATAGFGAAFGVLPIGWIVLNVIFLYFLTKEKGEFKVLQDTITGVTNDTRLQLVLIAFAFGAFFEGAAGFGTPVAVTAAILIGLGFSPIQASGLSLLANTAPVAFGALGIPIITLNAVTGLDLFDLSAMAGRQLPIFSILIPFWLVWAYVGFRGMVQVWPALLVAGIAFAVPQFLISNFHGPWLVDVVAALVCLAAVTVFLLKWRPKQIWGFNGHDEEAICRACHGHSTNQVVRAWTPWIILSVLVFVWGLPQIKTFLDGLWVYKFPIPGLHNLVMRVPPVVTADKAEPAVYMFNILSATGTGIFIASIISAILMGYSISETFRIYLRTIKTVRFSLLTIAAMLALGFTTRYSGLDATLGLTFAKTGFLYPFFGTLLGWLGVALTGSDTASNVLFGSLQRISAEQIGISPTLMAAANSTGGVMGKMIDAQSIVVASTATQWYGHEGDILRWVFWHSLALASLMGVLVFLQAYVYPFTLMVVK is encoded by the coding sequence ATGCCTTGGCATCAGATTTACGACCCATTCAACAACATGGCTATTTCAACTATTGTCGCCGCATTGCCTGTAGTGGTGTTGTTGGGGACTTTGGCTTTTTTACACATTAAAGCCCACTGGGCTGCGCTGCTAGGACTGGCCACCGCACTGGTGGTAGCTATTGTATTCTTTAAAATGCCAGCACACATGGCCTTTGCGACTGCCGGATTTGGAGCGGCGTTTGGTGTCCTTCCCATAGGCTGGATAGTCCTGAACGTCATTTTTCTTTATTTTCTAACCAAGGAAAAGGGTGAATTCAAGGTCTTACAGGACACCATAACGGGTGTGACTAATGACACTCGTCTCCAGTTAGTTTTGATCGCTTTCGCTTTCGGCGCATTTTTCGAAGGCGCTGCTGGGTTTGGGACTCCTGTGGCAGTCACCGCCGCAATCCTAATTGGTCTTGGGTTCAGTCCTATCCAGGCTTCGGGCCTGTCTCTGTTAGCCAATACAGCGCCTGTAGCTTTCGGAGCTTTAGGGATTCCGATTATAACCCTAAATGCCGTGACGGGTTTGGATTTGTTCGATCTCAGCGCCATGGCGGGACGCCAGTTGCCAATTTTTTCAATATTAATTCCATTCTGGTTGGTCTGGGCATACGTCGGTTTTAGAGGAATGGTTCAAGTATGGCCGGCCTTACTTGTCGCTGGAATCGCCTTCGCTGTTCCACAATTCCTGATATCCAATTTTCACGGCCCCTGGCTCGTGGATGTCGTCGCTGCTCTTGTTTGCTTGGCCGCTGTCACCGTTTTTTTGCTCAAGTGGCGTCCAAAGCAAATCTGGGGATTCAATGGACATGACGAGGAGGCCATTTGCCGGGCCTGTCACGGACACTCCACTAATCAAGTTGTAAGAGCTTGGACTCCTTGGATAATCCTTAGCGTACTCGTTTTCGTCTGGGGCCTTCCGCAGATCAAAACTTTTCTTGATGGTCTTTGGGTATACAAGTTTCCTATTCCCGGTTTGCACAACCTTGTAATGAGAGTGCCGCCAGTAGTAACAGCGGACAAAGCGGAACCCGCCGTATACATGTTCAATATCCTGTCAGCTACGGGTACCGGTATTTTCATAGCGAGTATAATATCTGCTATTTTGATGGGGTACTCAATTTCGGAAACATTTCGGATATATCTCCGAACGATCAAAACGGTGCGTTTTTCCCTTCTAACCATCGCCGCCATGTTGGCGTTGGGATTTACGACCAGGTACTCAGGCCTGGACGCGACTCTAGGTTTGACCTTTGCTAAAACCGGTTTCCTGTATCCTTTCTTCGGAACCCTTCTTGGATGGCTTGGGGTTGCCCTGACTGGTTCGGATACCGCCTCAAACGTATTATTCGGGAGCTTGCAGAGAATTTCAGCGGAACAGATAGGAATAAGCCCCACCCTCATGGCTGCCGCCAACAGCACCGGTGGCGTAATGGGCAAGATGATAGACGCCCAGAGTATCGTCGTGGCGAGCACCGCTACTCAATGGTATGGACATGAGGGAGATATTCTACGTTGGGTCTTCTGGCACAGCTTGGCCCTAGCCTCTCTTATGGGGGTCCTGGTTTTTCTCCAAGCGTATGTTTACCCGTTTACACTTATGGTAGTTAAATAA